Within Leptospira noumeaensis, the genomic segment AATTCACAAGAAAAATTGCGACATACATAATATAAAATTCCAGAACCAGCTCCTCTTCCCGTAAGGAGTTCTAGTTCTTCTTCGAGTGATTTCGCTTTCGATTCTTCAATCACAAGCCAAACCAAATTAGGATCCTTTAAAGCTGCCAATTTTTTTCGAATGGATCCAACTTCCTTAGGGTCTTTGTCTCTATACACCACTAGAACTCCTTACGGGAAGAGGAGCTGGTTCTGGAATTTTATATTATGTATGTCGCAATTTTTCTTGTGAATTGCCAAAGGACAATTGGGAAGAAACACTCACTCTTATACAACAATAGGAGTGGCGTCGCCCCAGAGACGATCGAGCGAATAGTAGGTTCTCATTTCGTCTGTCATGATATGAACACAAATTTCACCGTAATCGAGAAGGATCCAACCTGTGGCATCTTTCGGAAGGTCGGCGAGGTTTTGTCTTTTGACTGCGAGTTTTAATGGTTTCATGTATTTATCGATGTCTTTTGCACAAGACCGGCCTTGGGTTTCGGTTTTGACAGTGGCGAGTACAAATAAAGATAAATAACTATGGACATCTTTTAGATCCAAAAATTGGATATTTTCACATTTTTTGTCAATTAACGTCTGTTTGATTTTTTTGAGATGTTCTAATGTCTCGGTGCTGATATTCGGCATTTTAGTCCTTGGAATTTTGAAAATCTTCCCCAA encodes:
- the rsfS gene encoding ribosome silencing factor, encoding MPNISTETLEHLKKIKQTLIDKKCENIQFLDLKDVHSYLSLFVLATVKTETQGRSCAKDIDKYMKPLKLAVKRQNLADLPKDATGWILLDYGEICVHIMTDEMRTYYSLDRLWGDATPIVV